Genomic DNA from Larus michahellis chromosome 3, bLarMic1.1, whole genome shotgun sequence:
AGCCGCCTGTCCCGCTCAGTCTCCAGGTTCATGGGCCCGTCGGCGGGGATGAACGTGGCCGGGATGGGCGGCCTGAGCGGCATCGCCGAGGGCGCCAAGGCCATCGTGCCGCTCCACGCGGCCCCGCGGAGAAAGAGGAGGGTGCTCTTCTCCCAGGCGCAGGTCTACGAGCTGGAGCGGCGCTTCAAGCAGCAGAAGTACCTGTCGGCGCCGGAGCGGGAGCACCTGGCCAGCCTGAtccacctcacccccacccaggtgaagatctggttccagaaccATCGCTACAAAATGAAGCGCCAGGCCAAGGACAAGGCGGCCGCCCAGCAGCTGCACCCCGACGGCGGCGgcctctgccagcagcactcTCCCCGCCGCGTCGCCGTGCCCGTGCTGGTAAAGGACGGCaagccctgcccgccgccgggcagcGGCACCCCGGCCCCCGGgcagcccgccccgccgccccccgccgcccccgccggggcgctgcccgctgccgcccccgccgcccacccACACCCCGGCTCGCTGGGGCAGGCGGCCGACCTGGAGGAGCTCTCGCCCAGCCCGCCGGCGCTGCACGGCCAGGTGGCCCCCCTGGCCCCCATGGACTCGGCCGGCGTCGACTACAACGGCGGCATGGTCAGCCCCAACCTGCTCTACGGCAGGACGTGGTAATCCCCCCACGCTCCTCAGCCCGTCCCGCCCCGacggctgccccggcccggcccggcccggcccggcggcacCGGCCTGCGGGGAGCCCCGACGGCCGCCCGTGagtccccgccgccccgcctcgtccgcgccccctcccccccggccctccGGCCTCGCttcgtttgtttggttttttttttttttttttagacttttccGGGGTTTTGGAAACTTGGACCCAAAggcagagccgcggcggggcggccgaCCGAGTACGCGTAGGCGCAGGCACACGGGTGGGCGCAGAGCTGCGGGCGTGTTGTCTGCGCGGCTACTTGCGTGTGTCCCTGGGGGTGCGTGCGGGTGTTGCGTGTTCGTGGCTCCGTGTCCCGGGCCGGCTCCGTGTCGGCCGTGCGCCTCCGCCGGGGGCCCGTCCGGCAGAGCTGCCCCGACGGGGCgcccgcccggccggcggcggggggcgatCCGGGGAAGCGGGGATACGGCCGGCGGGGCGCCGGgctccgctcccggcccggccccgctctcctGCGGCCGGGCACCGGCAGCCAAACCCGAACGTACCCGGGAGCCCGCGCCGGTGCGCGTATACCTTACAGACCCATTGAACGCGAACAATAAATCTTCTGAAGTGCAACTTATCTCAGCAGAATTAATTTTATAAGGGTGCCCCTGAAGtgcaatttcattattatttgatTGAAGGTAAATTGAATTGTAACTCAAGGTCGAGGAGGCGGCGAGCGGGGCGAGCGGCGGGCAGCCGCTGCCTTTTTGGAGGACGGGGAGCggctggaggaagaaaataaaacaaatccaaGCCCGGCAGCGGCGGAGGGTGTTTCGGCAGAAGAGCTCTCGACCGCCGGCGCCCAGATTTAAGGGGGAAAATTGCTTTTATCGTTATTATTAATTATTGCTTAGTTAAATGAATGGACTCGCGTGGACACGGTGCGCGTCCCGTGCGACCGCCGCAAACCCCGGCGCTTCGCTGCGCTTCCGACGGGCTGCAGAGAGCACGGACACCCCGGCCGTTCCCGGGGCCGGACACCGCTTTCCCGCCGGGAGAGAGGGGGGATCGGGCCCCGCAGCGACCGTGGCCGCCGGGCTGCAGGAGGAACGACGGAGAGCGGTGGGACGGATCGGGGCGGCGGGGTTtgtcccctctcctcttccccgaGGAAAGCCAGCGCACCGGGAAACGCACCTGGGAAGTTTccagcaatttttctttctttttttttttttttcccaaatttttttttttttttatttttacaataaaagGAAACGTTGTTCTCAAGAGTTGGCTGCTTCGTTCTCGGTGTACGTACGGATGCAGTTTGACCGCCCCCGGACAACGCCAAACCCCCCTTTTTTCCACCTCGCTCCCCGCCGCGAAGAGGATTTCGTTCCGCGCCTCCATCCTCGGGGGGGGTGTCCGCTGAACCCCAGCCCTtccgggggctccccagcctcgGGGACCGCCGGGACT
This window encodes:
- the NKX2-4 gene encoding homeobox protein Nkx-2.4 isoform X2; the protein is MSLSPKHTTPFSVTDILSPMEESYKKFGGMDGAGGLSAPLGPYRQPPVPAAAAVPQHVVAGPAGAAAYHMSHGVSQFPHGAVGGYCNGGLGNMGELPAYPEGMRSGAAAGGGWYGAGGDPRYSSISRFMGPSAGMNVAGMGGLSGIAEGAKAIVPLHAAPRRKRRVLFSQAQVYELERRFKQQKYLSAPEREHLASLIHLTPTQVKIWFQNHRYKMKRQAKDKAAAQQLHPDGGGLCQQHSPRRVAVPVLVKDGKPCPPPGSGTPAPGQPAPPPPAAPAADLEELSPSPPALHGQVAPLAPMDSAGVDYNGGMVSPNLLYGRTW
- the NKX2-4 gene encoding homeobox protein Nkx-2.4 isoform X1 — its product is MSLSPKHTTPFSVTDILSPMEESYKKFGGMDGAGGLSAPLGPYRQPPVPAAAAVPQHVVAGPAGAAAYHMSHGVSQFPHGAVGGYCNGGLGNMGELPAYPEGMRSGAAAGGGWYGAGGDPRYSSISRFMGPSAGMNVAGMGGLSGIAEGAKAIVPLHAAPRRKRRVLFSQAQVYELERRFKQQKYLSAPEREHLASLIHLTPTQVKIWFQNHRYKMKRQAKDKAAAQQLHPDGGGLCQQHSPRRVAVPVLVKDGKPCPPPGSGTPAPGQPAPPPPAAPAGALPAAAPAAHPHPGSLGQAADLEELSPSPPALHGQVAPLAPMDSAGVDYNGGMVSPNLLYGRTW